The Deinococcus metalli genome includes a window with the following:
- a CDS encoding SRPBCC family protein, with the protein MDGSAITVDTLVHAPLNTVWIAWTGPEHITQWNHASDDWHCPRAVNDLRPGGTFSSTMAARDGSVEFEFGGEYTAVQPRERLAYTIGDGRAVLVTFEAVDDDTTRVTETFEAESQHPPDMQRAGWQAILENFRTYAESLDTPATAP; encoded by the coding sequence GGTCGACACGCTGGTGCACGCGCCGCTGAACACGGTCTGGATCGCGTGGACAGGGCCGGAGCACATCACGCAGTGGAACCACGCCAGCGACGACTGGCACTGTCCGCGCGCCGTGAACGACCTGCGGCCCGGCGGCACCTTCTCGTCCACCATGGCCGCGCGCGACGGCAGCGTGGAGTTCGAGTTCGGCGGTGAGTACACGGCGGTGCAGCCGCGAGAGCGCCTCGCGTATACCATCGGGGACGGCCGGGCCGTGCTCGTGACCTTCGAGGCGGTAGACGACGACACCACCCGCGTGACCGAGACCTTCGAGGCCGAGAGCCAGCACCCGCCGGACATGCAGCGCGCCGGGTGGCAGGCCATCCTGGAGAACTTCCGCACGTACGCGGAGTCGCTGGACACGCCCGCCACGGCGCCGTGA